A single window of Synergistota bacterium DNA harbors:
- a CDS encoding sulfite exporter TauE/SafE family protein, protein MSFFLLLITGFIAGGYGALVGLGGGFLIVPALICLYEKLSPERITAISLSIIAVSSLSATTAYIRLKKVDLKIGGIITAFQIPVMIIGSILTKYISIKPFSFAFGILLVILSILLMLKPTARAPKSKVEGINLIKLALVGAITGTLSSLLGIGGGIVLVPALNRLYGMEAHQAVATSLFVLFFSSLTGAITHAFITGGFKYLSIGVPLGAGVILGSQIGARISGKFRGKTLMRLLSLGIAIAGIKLIERGLS, encoded by the coding sequence TTGAGCTTTTTTCTCTTATTAATAACCGGTTTCATAGCCGGAGGCTATGGAGCACTGGTAGGTCTGGGAGGAGGCTTCTTAATCGTTCCTGCCTTAATATGCCTATATGAGAAGCTCTCGCCCGAAAGAATAACAGCCATTTCCCTAAGCATAATAGCAGTAAGCTCACTTTCAGCAACCACCGCCTATATAAGACTTAAAAAGGTAGATCTCAAAATCGGCGGAATCATAACCGCTTTTCAGATCCCCGTTATGATAATTGGCTCGATACTGACGAAATATATATCTATAAAACCATTTTCCTTCGCATTCGGAATTCTTCTCGTAATTCTTTCTATCTTGCTCATGTTGAAACCAACTGCAAGAGCACCCAAAAGCAAGGTTGAGGGAATAAACCTGATAAAGCTCGCCCTCGTTGGAGCAATCACTGGAACGCTTTCAAGCCTCCTTGGAATAGGGGGAGGGATAGTCCTCGTGCCAGCATTAAACAGACTATATGGAATGGAAGCTCACCAAGCGGTGGCAACGAGCCTTTTCGTCCTCTTCTTTTCCTCCCTCACCGGAGCGATCACTCACGCGTTTATAACGGGAGGTTTTAAGTATCTTTCTATAGGAGTGCCTCTGGGAGCGGGCGTCATTCTCGGAAGTCAGATAGGAGCAAGAATATCAGGGAAATTCAGGGGAAAAACCCTGATGAGATTATTATCACTCGGAATAGCAATAGCTGGAATCAAGCTGATAGAGAGGGGGCTAAGCTGA